A window from Labrus mixtus chromosome 14, fLabMix1.1, whole genome shotgun sequence encodes these proteins:
- the spry4 gene encoding protein sprouty homolog 4 — MESRVPHHIPGVSSSLISQPLLDSRVPYGRLQHPLTIYPIDQIKSSHVENDYIDSPAVVSQQPPSQKSLNRRITWLGQNQEAFLGANQNHHHNHQHQHHQQGRCEPHSHQDTTTHPWISFSGRPSSISSSSSTSSDQRLLDHAAPNPTVDHHPNLQPHQGTMNTITTRTPGCFPSSESKVLTSSSSPKSLDLKSAKMPAGGVCTTGGQQGLGLIPSSPAEKKHLLLCEHCGKCRCTECTLPRTLPSCWVCNQECLCSAQSLVDTATCMCLVKGIFYHCTEDEDDEGSCADKPCSCSQANCCARWSFMAALSVVLPCLVCYLPATGLAKLGQKCYDNVSRPGCRCKNSQAGVSIPVCKNEGVEAKVGTLEKQQQGS, encoded by the coding sequence ATGGAGTCCAGGGTTCCCCACCACATCCCCGGAGTGTCCTCCTCCCTCATATCCCAGCCACTGTTGGACAGCCGAGTGCCCTACGGCCGCCTGCAGCACCCTCTCACCATTTACCCCATCGACCAGATAAAGTCCTCGCATGTGGAGAATGACTACATCGACAGCCCCGCCGTTGTCTCTCAGCAGCCCCCGAGCCAGAAGTCTCTGAACCGAAGAATAACCTGGCTCGGTCAGAATCAGGAGGCCTTCCTGGGGGCAAACCAAaaccatcatcacaatcatcaacACCAGCACCACCAGCAGGGCAGGTGTGAGCCCCACTCTCATCAGGACACCACCACCCATCCGTGGATTTCCTTCAGTGGTAGGCCAAGCTctattagcagcagcagcagcacctctTCTGATCAGAGGCTGTTGGACCACGCTGCGCCTAACCCAACAGTGGACCACCACCCAAATCTGCAACCCCACCAAGGCACCATGAACACAATCACTACCCGAACTCCAGGCTGCTTCCCTTCTTCTGAATCGAAAGTCCtaacctcctcttcctcacctaAATCTCTGGACCTCAAGTCTGCAAAGATGCCTGCAGGAGGCGTGTGCACCACTGGAGGCCAGCAGGGGTTGGGGCTGATCCCTTCCTCCCCTGCAGAGAAGAAGCACCTCCTTCTCTGTGAGCACTGTGGCAAGTGCCGATGCACGGAGTGTACTCTCCCCCGAACCCTACCCTCTTGCTGGGTCTGCAACCAGGAGTGCCTGTGCTCTGCTCAGAGCCTGGTGGATACAGCCACCTGCATGTGCCTGGTCAAAGGGATCTTCTACCATTGCACAGAGGACGAAGACGATGAGGGCTCATGCGCCGATAAGCCCTGCTCGTGCTCCCAGGCCAACTGCTGTGCACGCTGGTCCTTCATGGCTGCCCTTTCCGTTGTCCTGCCTTGCCTGGTGTGCTACCTGCCAGCTACAGGTCTGGCCAAACTAGGACAGAAATGTTACGACAATGTTAGTAGGCCCGGCTGCCGCTGCAAGAACTCTCAGGCCGGCGTGAGCATCCCTGTGTGTAAAAATGAGGGTGTGGAAGCTAAAGTTGGGACGCtagagaagcagcagcaggggtCATGA